The following are from one region of the Variovorax sp. V213 genome:
- a CDS encoding 2-hydroxychromene-2-carboxylate isomerase: MTQSVDFYFDFGSPAAYLAATQLPHICADTGAQLVWKPMLLGGVFQATGNRSPAEIVLKAPYMTIDLQRFARRYGVPFVHNPHFPINTLLLMRGATGIQMKEPARFGVYVDAIFDAMWVEPKNMNDPAIVGAVLQNAGFDAAALLALAGSQEVKDRLKAVTQEAVERGVFGAPTMFVGDQMFWGQDRLDFVREALDA, encoded by the coding sequence ATGACCCAATCCGTCGACTTCTATTTCGACTTCGGCAGCCCCGCCGCCTACCTGGCCGCCACGCAACTGCCGCACATATGCGCCGACACCGGCGCGCAACTGGTCTGGAAGCCCATGCTGCTTGGCGGCGTGTTCCAGGCCACGGGCAACCGTTCGCCGGCGGAGATCGTGCTCAAGGCGCCGTACATGACCATCGACCTGCAGCGTTTTGCCAGGCGCTACGGCGTGCCCTTCGTGCACAACCCGCATTTCCCCATCAACACGCTGCTGCTGATGCGCGGCGCCACGGGCATCCAGATGAAGGAGCCGGCGCGCTTCGGCGTTTACGTCGACGCCATTTTCGATGCGATGTGGGTCGAACCGAAGAACATGAACGACCCCGCCATCGTTGGCGCCGTGCTTCAAAATGCGGGCTTCGACGCTGCCGCCTTGCTGGCGCTGGCCGGCTCGCAGGAAGTGAAAGACCGCCTGAAAGCCGTCACGCAAGAGGCGGTGGAGCGCGGCGTGTTCGGCGCGCCCACCATGTTCGTCGGCGACCAGATGTTCTGGGGCCAGGACCGCCTGGATTTCGTGCGCGAAGCCCTCGACGCCTGA
- a CDS encoding 2-hydroxyacid dehydrogenase yields the protein MSTKIPLLVLSSLSSAHQAQIAEVYDMTYAFDATARATAIAEHGKKFRAVLTIGVIGITPEEIASMPSLELICCMGAGYEGIPLEVTRARGIVTANGAGTNDDCVADHAFGMLISIVRGFRQLDRLCREGVWREQIPQPPNVSGKKLGILGLGTIGQKIARRAAAFDMEIGYHNRKPREGAAHRYFDDLKSLATWADFLVLAAPGGPATRHLVNAEVLDALGPQGFLVSIGRGSVVDTGALAAALRQNRIAGAGLDVYESEPKRPEPLVGLDNVLLTPHMAGWSPEATQKSVDRFLSNAEGHFAGRGVVSPI from the coding sequence GTGTCGACCAAGATTCCCCTGCTGGTGCTCAGCAGCCTCTCGAGCGCCCACCAGGCCCAGATTGCCGAGGTCTACGACATGACCTATGCCTTCGACGCCACCGCGCGCGCCACCGCAATTGCCGAGCACGGCAAGAAATTCCGCGCGGTGCTGACCATCGGCGTGATCGGCATCACGCCCGAAGAGATCGCGTCCATGCCGTCGCTCGAGCTGATCTGCTGCATGGGCGCGGGCTACGAGGGCATTCCGCTCGAAGTGACGCGTGCACGCGGCATCGTCACGGCCAATGGCGCCGGCACCAACGACGACTGCGTGGCCGACCATGCCTTCGGCATGCTGATCAGCATCGTTCGCGGCTTTCGCCAGCTCGACCGGCTGTGCCGCGAAGGCGTGTGGCGCGAGCAAATCCCGCAGCCGCCGAACGTGTCGGGCAAGAAGCTCGGCATCCTGGGGCTCGGCACCATCGGCCAGAAGATCGCCAGGCGCGCGGCTGCGTTCGACATGGAGATCGGCTATCACAACCGCAAGCCGCGCGAAGGCGCGGCGCACCGCTATTTCGACGACCTGAAGTCGCTCGCCACCTGGGCCGACTTCCTGGTGCTGGCCGCGCCGGGCGGCCCGGCCACGCGCCACCTCGTGAATGCCGAGGTGCTCGACGCGCTCGGCCCGCAGGGCTTTCTGGTCAGCATCGGGCGCGGCAGCGTGGTCGATACCGGGGCGCTGGCCGCTGCGCTGCGCCAGAACCGCATCGCGGGCGCGGGCCTCGACGTGTACGAAAGCGAGCCCAAGCGGCCCGAGCCGCTGGTCGGCCTGGACAACGTGCTGCTCACGCCGCACATGGCGGGCTGGTCGCCGGAGGCCACGCAAAAGTCGGTGGACCGCTTTCTTTCGAATGCCGAAGGGCACTTTGCAGGACGCGGCGTCGTGTCGCCGATCTGA
- a CDS encoding LysR substrate-binding domain-containing protein, whose product METKWLEDFISLAETRSFSRSAQLRHVTQPAFSRRIQALEGWAGTDLVDRSSYPTRLTPAGQTLYSQAIEMLQSLQSTRAMLRGHSAAGQDVIEIAVPHTLAFTFFPSWVTSLREHFGPIKSRLIALNVHDAVLRLVEGSCDLLIAYHHPSQPLQLDANKYEMVSLGEETVAPWVKADAEGAPRFRLPGRPGQPLPYLGYAPGAYLGRVVDQLLKESGTAIHLDRVYETDMAEGLKVMALEGHGIAFLPQSAVRKEIKSRKLVSALPPEIDSLEATMEIRAYRERPGAPAPVKTGGGRSAKALPSDSLQPKRTADALWSYLVSAQPPR is encoded by the coding sequence ATGGAAACAAAGTGGCTAGAAGACTTCATCAGCCTGGCGGAAACGCGCAGCTTCAGCCGCTCGGCCCAACTGAGGCACGTGACGCAGCCCGCGTTCTCCCGCCGCATCCAGGCGCTCGAGGGCTGGGCCGGCACCGACCTGGTCGACCGGAGTTCCTATCCCACGCGCCTCACGCCCGCGGGCCAGACGCTCTACAGCCAGGCGATCGAGATGCTGCAATCGCTGCAGAGCACCCGCGCCATGCTGCGCGGCCATTCGGCGGCCGGGCAGGACGTGATCGAGATCGCGGTGCCCCATACCCTGGCGTTTACCTTCTTCCCGTCGTGGGTGACCAGCCTGCGCGAGCATTTCGGACCCATCAAGAGCCGGCTCATCGCGCTCAACGTGCACGACGCCGTGCTGCGCCTGGTCGAAGGCAGCTGCGACCTCCTGATTGCCTACCACCACCCCTCCCAGCCGCTGCAGCTGGACGCCAACAAGTACGAGATGGTCAGCCTGGGCGAGGAAACCGTGGCGCCCTGGGTCAAGGCCGATGCCGAAGGCGCGCCGCGCTTCCGCCTGCCCGGCCGGCCCGGCCAGCCGCTGCCTTACCTGGGCTACGCGCCCGGCGCCTACCTGGGCCGCGTGGTCGACCAGTTGCTGAAGGAGTCGGGCACCGCCATCCACCTCGACCGGGTCTATGAAACCGATATGGCCGAAGGCCTGAAGGTCATGGCGCTCGAAGGCCATGGCATCGCCTTTCTGCCCCAGAGCGCGGTACGCAAGGAAATCAAGTCGCGCAAGCTCGTGAGCGCGCTGCCGCCCGAAATCGACAGCCTGGAGGCGACGATGGAGATCCGCGCCTACCGCGAGCGGCCTGGCGCACCGGCACCCGTGAAGACCGGTGGCGGCCGCTCCGCGAAGGCTCTGCCCTCCGACAGCTTGCAGCCCAAGCGCACGGCCGACGCGCTGTGGTCGTACCTGGTCAGCGCCCAGCCGCCGCGCTGA
- a CDS encoding enoyl-CoA hydratase yields MTDILVHTEAGVMTLTFNRVDKKNSITSSMYAELADALAAAESDAAVRCVLIQGDPTIFSAGNDIGDFLNAPPAGQDSPVFRFLRGIATFPKPIVAAVCGPAVGIGTTMLFHCDLVYAGDNAAFSMPFVNLGLCPEAASSLLVPQMLGYHRAAEALLLGEPFMAEAALEVGLVNRIVPPTEANAIAQVQARKLAAKPLSALVETKRLLKKAQMPAVLERMGEEGASFGRMLREPAAKEAFGAFMEKRKPDFSKV; encoded by the coding sequence ATGACCGACATCCTCGTCCACACCGAAGCCGGTGTGATGACCCTGACCTTCAACCGCGTCGACAAGAAGAACTCGATCACCAGCAGCATGTACGCCGAACTGGCCGACGCACTGGCTGCGGCCGAGAGCGATGCGGCCGTGCGCTGCGTGCTGATCCAGGGCGACCCGACGATCTTCAGCGCGGGCAACGACATCGGCGACTTTCTCAATGCGCCGCCCGCCGGCCAGGATTCGCCGGTGTTCCGCTTCCTGCGCGGCATCGCGACCTTCCCCAAGCCCATCGTCGCGGCCGTCTGCGGCCCGGCCGTGGGCATCGGCACCACGATGCTGTTCCATTGCGACCTGGTCTACGCGGGCGACAACGCGGCCTTCTCGATGCCCTTCGTGAACCTGGGCCTGTGCCCCGAAGCGGCGTCGAGCCTGCTGGTGCCGCAGATGCTGGGCTACCATCGTGCGGCCGAGGCGCTGCTGCTGGGCGAGCCCTTCATGGCCGAGGCCGCGCTCGAAGTGGGCCTGGTCAACCGCATCGTGCCGCCGACCGAAGCCAATGCCATCGCGCAGGTGCAGGCCCGCAAGCTCGCGGCCAAGCCGCTGAGCGCGCTGGTCGAGACCAAGCGCCTGCTGAAGAAGGCCCAGATGCCCGCCGTGCTCGAGCGCATGGGCGAAGAGGGCGCGAGCTTCGGCCGCATGCTGCGCGAACCCGCTGCCAAGGAGGCTTTCGGCGCCTTCATGGAGAAGCGCAAGCCGGATTTCTCGAAGGTCTGA
- a CDS encoding acyl-CoA thioesterase — protein MSDISSTAAAATLKSLPTDMELVLKVIPMPADCNANGDIFGGWVMAQCDLAGSVIPARYAKGRQATVAVNEFIFKQPVRLGDILSFYSKLVRIGRTSVTVTVEVFAERFRAQGEYIKVTQATFTYVAIDDNGRPRPIEQQP, from the coding sequence ATGTCCGATATTTCCAGCACCGCCGCCGCCGCGACCCTCAAGAGCCTGCCCACCGACATGGAGCTGGTGCTCAAGGTCATCCCCATGCCGGCCGACTGCAACGCCAACGGCGACATCTTCGGCGGCTGGGTCATGGCGCAGTGCGACCTGGCCGGCTCGGTCATCCCTGCGCGCTATGCCAAGGGGCGCCAGGCCACGGTGGCTGTCAACGAATTCATCTTCAAGCAGCCGGTGCGGCTGGGCGACATTCTTTCGTTCTATTCGAAGCTGGTGCGCATCGGGCGCACCTCGGTCACGGTCACGGTCGAGGTCTTTGCCGAGCGCTTCCGGGCCCAGGGCGAGTACATCAAGGTGACGCAGGCCACCTTCACCTACGTGGCCATCGACGACAACGGCCGGCCGCGGCCCATCGAACAACAGCCCTGA
- a CDS encoding ABC transporter ATP-binding protein/permease: MRRSGEALPPPSHPVAGHAPARSDRSDWATLRRLFPYLWQYKWRVIAALGFMVGAKVANVGVPVLLKNLIDTMTPKPDMAQALLIVPIGLLLAYGLLRFSTALFGELRELIFAKATEGTARQIALEVFGHLHSLSLRFHLERQTGGMTRDIERGTRGVHSLISMSLYSIVPTLIELTLVLTILGVKFDSLFVWITAAALVLYITFTVTVTEWRTQFRKTMNELDSMAQSRAVDSLLNYETVKYFNNEEFEAKRYDASLDRYRKAAIKSQRTLSMLNAGQQLIIAISLVLMLWRATSGVVDGRMTLGDLVMVNAFMIQLYIPLNFLGVIYREIKQSLTDLDKMFVLMEKEREVRDAPGAQPLAGVDSTVRFEDVSFAYEPARPILKHVSFEIPAGKTVAVVGPSGSGKSTLARLLYRFYDVQQGRITIGGQDIREVQQSSVRRAIGIVPQDTVLFNDTVEYNIAYGRPGATREEVEGAARAARIHDFISATPKGYETTVGERGLKLSGGEKQRVAIARTLLKNPPIVIFDEATSALDSANERAIQSELKSAAQGKTTLVIAHRLSTVVDAHEILVLESGVIVERGTHAELLARQGPYAQMWALQKSEAAVLL, encoded by the coding sequence ATGCGCCGCAGCGGCGAAGCCCTACCTCCTCCTTCCCACCCCGTCGCCGGCCATGCGCCGGCGCGCAGCGACCGCTCCGACTGGGCGACGCTGCGCCGCCTCTTTCCCTATCTCTGGCAATACAAGTGGCGGGTGATCGCCGCGCTCGGCTTCATGGTGGGCGCCAAGGTGGCCAACGTGGGCGTGCCGGTGCTGCTGAAGAACCTGATCGACACGATGACGCCCAAGCCTGACATGGCCCAGGCGCTGCTGATCGTGCCCATCGGGCTGTTGCTGGCCTACGGTCTGCTGCGGTTCTCGACCGCGCTCTTCGGCGAATTGCGCGAGCTGATCTTCGCCAAGGCCACCGAGGGCACGGCGCGGCAGATCGCGCTGGAAGTGTTCGGCCATCTGCATTCGCTGAGCCTGCGCTTCCACCTGGAGCGCCAGACCGGCGGCATGACGCGCGACATCGAGCGCGGCACGCGCGGCGTGCACTCGCTCATCTCGATGTCGCTCTACAGCATCGTGCCGACCCTCATCGAGCTGACGCTGGTGCTGACCATCCTGGGCGTGAAGTTCGATTCGCTGTTCGTCTGGATCACGGCTGCGGCGCTGGTGCTGTACATCACCTTCACGGTGACGGTGACCGAGTGGCGCACCCAGTTCCGCAAGACCATGAACGAGCTCGACTCGATGGCCCAGAGTCGCGCGGTCGATTCGCTCTTGAACTACGAGACGGTCAAGTACTTCAACAACGAGGAGTTCGAGGCGAAGCGCTACGACGCCAGCCTTGACCGCTACCGCAAGGCCGCCATCAAGAGCCAGCGCACGCTGAGCATGCTCAACGCCGGGCAGCAGCTGATCATCGCAATCAGCCTGGTGCTGATGCTGTGGCGCGCCACCTCGGGCGTGGTCGATGGGCGCATGACGCTCGGCGACCTGGTGATGGTCAACGCCTTCATGATCCAGCTCTACATTCCGCTCAACTTCCTGGGCGTGATCTACCGCGAGATCAAGCAGAGCCTGACCGACCTGGACAAGATGTTCGTGCTGATGGAAAAAGAGCGGGAGGTGCGCGATGCGCCCGGTGCGCAGCCCCTGGCAGGCGTCGACTCCACCGTGCGCTTCGAAGACGTGAGCTTTGCGTACGAGCCCGCGCGGCCTATCCTCAAGCACGTGAGCTTCGAGATTCCCGCGGGCAAGACGGTGGCCGTGGTCGGCCCTTCGGGCTCGGGCAAGTCCACGCTGGCGCGGCTGCTCTACCGTTTCTACGACGTGCAGCAGGGCCGCATCACCATCGGCGGCCAGGATATCCGCGAGGTGCAGCAATCGAGCGTGCGGCGCGCCATCGGCATCGTGCCGCAGGACACGGTGCTGTTCAACGACACCGTCGAATACAACATTGCCTACGGCCGCCCCGGTGCGACCCGCGAAGAGGTCGAAGGCGCCGCGCGTGCGGCGCGCATCCACGACTTCATCTCGGCCACGCCCAAGGGCTATGAGACGACCGTGGGCGAGCGCGGCCTCAAGCTCTCGGGCGGAGAAAAGCAACGCGTGGCCATTGCACGCACGCTGCTCAAGAACCCTCCGATCGTGATCTTCGACGAGGCCACCTCGGCGCTCGATTCGGCCAACGAGCGCGCCATTCAATCCGAACTCAAGAGCGCGGCGCAGGGCAAGACCACGCTGGTCATTGCGCACCGCCTGTCGACGGTGGTCGATGCGCACGAGATCCTGGTGCTGGAGTCGGGCGTGATCGTCGAGCGCGGCACGCATGCCGAATTGCTCGCCAGGCAGGGCCCCTACGCGCAGATGTGGGCTTTGCAGAAGAGCGAAGCAGCGGTGCTGCTCTAG
- a CDS encoding amino acid ABC transporter substrate-binding protein produces the protein MNKQVLALAIAALAAGSAFAQANDTLAKIKASGSITEGVRESSGLSYTLGNGQYTGFHYDVCANIIRDIQKHLGLAKLETKYQPVTSQNRVPLVQNGTVDLECGSTTNNATRQKDVAFAVTTYVEEVRIAVKANSGITSIKDLNGKTVATTTGTTSVQTLRKNERAGGIDFKELYGKDHSDSFLLLESGRADAFVMDGSILASNIAKSKSPADYKIVGEVLSVEPIAIMIRKDDPAFKKVVDDSIKAQIKNGDLAKLWDKWFLKPIPPANVTVNLPLSEATKSAWANPNDKPMEDYAAKK, from the coding sequence ATGAACAAGCAAGTATTGGCATTGGCAATCGCGGCGCTGGCCGCAGGCAGCGCCTTTGCGCAGGCCAATGACACCCTGGCCAAGATCAAGGCCTCGGGCAGCATCACCGAGGGTGTGCGCGAGTCCTCCGGCCTGTCGTACACGCTGGGCAACGGCCAGTACACCGGCTTCCACTACGACGTCTGTGCCAACATCATCCGCGACATCCAGAAGCACCTGGGCCTCGCCAAGCTGGAAACCAAGTACCAGCCCGTGACCTCGCAAAACCGCGTGCCGCTGGTGCAGAACGGCACGGTCGACCTCGAGTGCGGTTCCACCACCAACAACGCCACGCGCCAGAAGGACGTCGCCTTCGCAGTGACCACCTACGTCGAGGAAGTGCGCATCGCGGTCAAGGCCAACTCGGGCATCACCTCGATCAAGGACCTCAACGGCAAGACCGTGGCCACGACCACCGGCACCACGTCGGTCCAGACCCTGCGCAAGAACGAGCGCGCCGGCGGCATCGACTTCAAGGAACTCTATGGCAAGGACCACTCCGACAGCTTCCTGCTGCTCGAATCGGGCCGCGCCGACGCCTTCGTGATGGACGGTTCCATCCTGGCCTCGAACATCGCCAAGTCCAAGTCGCCTGCCGACTACAAGATCGTCGGCGAAGTGCTCAGCGTCGAGCCCATCGCCATCATGATCCGCAAGGACGACCCCGCCTTCAAGAAGGTGGTGGACGACAGCATCAAGGCGCAGATCAAGAACGGCGACCTCGCCAAGCTCTGGGACAAGTGGTTCCTGAAGCCGATTCCCCCGGCCAACGTCACGGTGAACCTGCCGCTGTCCGAAGCCACGAAGTCGGCCTGGGCCAACCCGAACGACAAGCCGATGGAAGACTACGCGGCCAAGAAGTAA
- a CDS encoding aspartate ammonia-lyase, translating to MSPNFRTEHDFLGEKQIPAVAYWGVHTARAVENFAISGTRVSAMPELVRALAFVKKAATRANADLGAIDRDRAAAIILACEDLIEGKLLDEFVVDVIQGGAGTSTNMNANEVICNLALEKLGHEKGRYDVLHPNDHVNASQSTNDVYPTAVRLALWFAIGRLLESMAALRKSFEAKALEFKDILKIGRTQLQDAVPMTLGQEFLTYAIMIGEDEARLGEARALIEEINLGATAIGTGINAPHGYANLACQYLAEQTGVPLKQSANLIEATQDTGAFVQLSGVLKRVATKLSKTCNDLRLLSSGPQAGFGEIRLPARQAGSSIMPGKVNPVIPEVMNQVAFEVIGNDITVTMASEAGQLQLNAFEPIMGWSLFKSIQHLSNACTTLRKNCIDGIEANREFLAKRVRESVTLVTALNPLIGYEKAALIAKTALATGGPIDLVAESLGIMTRAEMEALLVPENLTQPVRLSVPVPPAAEPSGTKAA from the coding sequence ATGAGCCCCAATTTCAGGACCGAACACGACTTTCTCGGCGAGAAGCAGATTCCTGCCGTTGCCTACTGGGGCGTGCACACGGCGCGCGCCGTCGAGAACTTCGCCATTTCCGGGACGCGCGTCTCGGCCATGCCCGAGCTGGTGCGCGCGCTGGCCTTCGTCAAGAAGGCGGCCACGCGCGCCAATGCCGACCTCGGCGCCATCGACCGCGACCGCGCGGCCGCGATCATCCTGGCCTGCGAGGACCTCATCGAGGGCAAGCTGCTGGACGAATTCGTGGTCGACGTGATCCAGGGCGGCGCGGGCACGTCGACCAACATGAACGCCAACGAGGTGATCTGCAACCTCGCGCTCGAAAAGCTCGGCCACGAAAAAGGCCGCTACGACGTGCTGCACCCCAACGACCACGTCAATGCCTCGCAGAGCACCAACGACGTCTACCCGACGGCGGTGCGGCTGGCGCTGTGGTTTGCCATTGGCCGGCTGCTCGAATCCATGGCCGCGCTGCGCAAGAGCTTCGAGGCCAAGGCGCTCGAGTTCAAGGATATCCTCAAGATCGGGCGCACCCAGCTGCAGGACGCCGTGCCCATGACGCTGGGCCAGGAGTTTTTGACCTACGCCATCATGATCGGCGAAGACGAGGCCCGGCTCGGCGAGGCGCGCGCGCTCATCGAGGAAATCAACCTCGGCGCCACCGCCATCGGTACCGGCATCAACGCGCCCCACGGCTATGCCAACCTCGCCTGCCAGTACCTGGCCGAGCAGACCGGCGTGCCGCTCAAGCAGTCGGCCAACCTCATCGAGGCCACGCAGGACACCGGCGCCTTCGTGCAGCTGTCGGGCGTGCTCAAGCGCGTGGCCACCAAGCTCAGCAAGACCTGCAACGACCTGCGCCTGCTGTCGAGCGGGCCGCAGGCGGGTTTCGGCGAGATCCGCCTGCCGGCGCGCCAGGCTGGCTCGTCGATCATGCCGGGCAAGGTCAATCCGGTGATCCCGGAGGTGATGAACCAGGTGGCGTTCGAGGTCATTGGCAACGACATCACCGTCACCATGGCGTCCGAGGCCGGCCAGCTGCAGCTCAATGCCTTCGAGCCGATCATGGGATGGAGCCTGTTCAAGAGCATCCAGCACCTGAGCAATGCCTGCACCACGCTGCGCAAGAACTGCATCGACGGCATCGAGGCGAACCGCGAGTTCCTGGCCAAGCGGGTGCGGGAGTCGGTCACGCTCGTCACCGCGCTCAATCCGCTGATCGGCTATGAAAAGGCGGCGCTGATTGCCAAGACCGCGCTGGCCACCGGCGGGCCCATCGATCTGGTGGCCGAATCGCTCGGCATCATGACGCGCGCCGAGATGGAGGCGCTGCTCGTGCCCGAAAACCTGACCCAGCCCGTGCGCCTGTCCGTGCCGGTGCCGCCGGCTGCCGAGCCCTCGGGCACAAAGGCTGCTTAG
- a CDS encoding ABC transporter substrate-binding protein has translation MLAGTLAAPSLALARVRPLRIGLIGSWSGPYAGGGRQFDAGMSVWLAAHNQQIAGRPVELLRRDVPGSAPEQARRHAQDLVESERVDLLAGLDFSSNAYAVGAVATQAKVPLLVMNAASSGLTARCPFAVRVSFTIAQVTLPLASWALQQGLRNVCTVVADYASGVDAESTFVAGITAGGGQVGAMLRVPLATLDYSAYMLRLRELKPQAVFFFLPSGQMPTTFLKFWRDRGMADTGIRLLATGDATDDHYLEGIGELADGLVTSHHYSFAHESAANRRFTGVFETEYGSHLRPGYFAVAAHDALAATDAAMSSPAARGGLGGERLVDAFRGLKLESPRGPIEIDAYTRDIVQAVYIRRTERRDGRWINREFERFERVRDPAL, from the coding sequence ATGCTCGCGGGCACCCTGGCGGCGCCTTCCCTGGCCTTGGCGCGCGTGCGCCCCCTGCGCATCGGGCTCATCGGCTCCTGGTCCGGCCCCTATGCGGGCGGCGGCCGCCAGTTCGATGCCGGCATGTCGGTCTGGCTTGCCGCACACAACCAGCAGATCGCAGGGCGCCCGGTCGAGCTGCTGCGCCGCGACGTGCCGGGCAGTGCGCCCGAGCAGGCACGCCGCCATGCGCAAGACCTGGTCGAGAGCGAACGGGTCGACCTGCTGGCGGGGCTGGACTTCAGCTCCAACGCCTATGCCGTCGGCGCCGTGGCCACGCAGGCCAAGGTGCCTTTGCTCGTGATGAATGCGGCCTCTTCGGGCCTCACGGCGCGCTGTCCTTTTGCGGTGCGGGTGTCGTTCACCATCGCCCAGGTCACGCTGCCGCTGGCAAGCTGGGCGCTCCAGCAAGGCCTGCGCAACGTCTGCACCGTGGTGGCCGACTACGCCTCGGGCGTCGATGCGGAAAGCACCTTTGTCGCGGGCATCACCGCTGGCGGCGGCCAGGTCGGCGCCATGCTCCGGGTGCCGCTCGCTACGCTCGACTATTCGGCCTACATGCTGCGCCTGCGCGAGCTCAAGCCGCAGGCGGTGTTCTTCTTCCTGCCTTCGGGGCAGATGCCGACGACCTTTCTCAAGTTCTGGCGCGACCGCGGCATGGCCGATACCGGCATCCGCCTGCTCGCCACCGGCGACGCCACCGACGACCACTACCTCGAAGGCATCGGCGAACTGGCCGATGGCCTGGTGACCAGCCACCACTATTCATTCGCCCACGAGTCCGCGGCCAACCGCCGCTTCACCGGGGTTTTCGAAACCGAATACGGCAGCCATCTGCGGCCCGGCTATTTCGCCGTGGCAGCCCACGATGCGCTCGCCGCCACCGACGCCGCGATGAGTTCGCCCGCCGCGCGCGGCGGCCTCGGCGGCGAACGGCTGGTGGATGCTTTCCGGGGCCTGAAGCTCGAGAGCCCGCGCGGCCCGATCGAGATCGATGCCTACACCCGGGACATCGTGCAGGCCGTCTATATCCGCCGCACCGAGCGGCGCGACGGGCGCTGGATCAACCGCGAGTTCGAGCGCTTCGAGCGGGTGCGCGACCCGGCGCTGTGA
- a CDS encoding amidase, with protein sequence MSPADLLDLSATELSRRIAARSVSCHQLMQVSLARIEALNPRFNAIVSLREPEALLAEASERDAELARGERRGWMHGFPLAVKDLSHAAGLPTSMGSPLSPRSPARADSLHVARMRQAGAIVIGKTNTPEFGLGSHTYNTVFGITRNAYAPERSAGGSSGGAAVALALGMLPVADGSDMMGSLRNPAAFNNVIGMRPSRGRVPGDPEQELFFQQLGIEGPMGRTVEDTARLLAVQAGFDTRVPLSSPQPLPSPDALQLDADVKGLRIGWLGSIWPGLPLAPGIRELGERALGTFRTLGCEVEPCTLDVPREHNWSAWLRLRQLLVGGKLGAYLSDPKLFAQLKPEAQWEIEQSRHLDAASLYQASLYRSNVYRAFLKLFERFDFVLAPTAQVFPFDAELHWPDEVDGVKSDTYHRWMEIVTPFTLAGLPTLNVRAGFGEGGLPMGLQLAGPIHADFDVLRLGHAYDQACGWASHRPSALA encoded by the coding sequence ATGTCTCCAGCCGATCTGCTCGACCTCAGCGCTACCGAACTTTCGCGCCGCATCGCGGCCCGCAGCGTGTCCTGCCACCAATTGATGCAGGTCTCGCTGGCCCGCATCGAGGCGCTCAATCCGCGCTTCAACGCCATTGTTTCGCTGCGCGAACCCGAGGCCCTGCTGGCCGAAGCAAGCGAGCGCGACGCCGAACTGGCGCGTGGCGAACGGCGCGGCTGGATGCATGGTTTTCCCCTGGCGGTAAAGGACCTGAGCCACGCGGCCGGCCTGCCGACCTCCATGGGCTCGCCGCTTTCGCCGCGCTCCCCGGCACGGGCCGACAGCCTGCACGTCGCGCGCATGCGCCAGGCCGGCGCCATCGTGATCGGCAAGACCAACACGCCCGAATTCGGCCTTGGTTCGCATACCTACAACACGGTGTTCGGCATCACCCGCAACGCCTATGCGCCCGAGCGCAGCGCCGGCGGCAGCAGCGGCGGCGCAGCCGTGGCGCTGGCCCTTGGCATGCTGCCGGTGGCCGACGGCAGCGACATGATGGGGTCGCTGCGCAACCCGGCCGCATTCAACAACGTCATCGGCATGCGGCCCTCGCGCGGACGCGTGCCCGGCGATCCCGAGCAGGAGCTCTTCTTTCAGCAACTGGGCATCGAAGGCCCGATGGGCCGGACGGTGGAAGACACGGCGCGGCTGCTTGCGGTGCAGGCGGGCTTCGACACGCGCGTGCCGCTGTCGTCGCCGCAGCCGCTGCCCTCGCCCGATGCACTACAGCTCGATGCCGACGTGAAGGGCCTGCGCATCGGCTGGCTCGGCAGCATCTGGCCCGGCCTGCCGCTCGCACCCGGCATCCGCGAACTGGGCGAACGCGCGCTGGGTACTTTTCGCACCCTTGGCTGCGAGGTCGAACCCTGCACGCTCGACGTGCCGCGCGAGCACAACTGGAGCGCCTGGCTGCGGCTGCGCCAATTGCTGGTCGGCGGCAAGCTCGGCGCCTACCTGAGCGACCCGAAGCTGTTTGCGCAGCTCAAGCCCGAGGCGCAATGGGAAATCGAACAAAGCCGCCATCTCGACGCGGCCTCGCTGTACCAGGCTTCGCTCTACCGCTCCAATGTGTACCGAGCGTTTCTCAAGCTCTTCGAGCGCTTCGATTTCGTGCTGGCGCCAACGGCGCAGGTGTTTCCGTTCGATGCCGAACTGCATTGGCCCGACGAAGTGGATGGCGTGAAGAGCGACACGTACCACCGCTGGATGGAGATCGTCACGCCGTTCACGCTGGCGGGGTTGCCGACGCTGAACGTGCGCGCGGGCTTCGGCGAGGGTGGGTTGCCGATGGGGCTGCAGCTTGCGGGGCCGATTCATGCGGACTTCGACGTGCTGCGGCTCGGGCATGCGTATGACCAGGCGTGCGGCTGGGCATCTCATCGCCCGTCAGCCCTGGCTTGA